A genomic window from Flavobacterium phycosphaerae includes:
- the bshC gene encoding bacillithiol biosynthesis cysteine-adding enzyme BshC translates to MPTDCISYQNSGYFTKLIVDYLAEKAELKKFYNRFPHLENFKEQLNEKALNFSQEHRTVLVTELEKQYQNFELSAATKNNITLLSDSKTYTVTTGHQLNLFTGPLYFLYKIVTTINLCEELKKAYPEHHFVPVYWMATEDHDFEEINYFNFKKVKIKWDKASSGPVGRLSTTGLADVFEVFAKELGVGTNADSLKNLFEKAYLKHDTLAEATRYLANELFGKKGLVILDGDAVSLKQLFIPYVKNELLHQTSFSKVSETNALLEKEYDIQVNPREINLFYIEDKMRERILFENNQYKVNNTTLTFSETEILALLDKNPEKFSPNVILRPLYQEVILPNLCYIGGGGELAYWFQLKSNFEANNITFPLLLLRNSVLLATQKQVAKADKLELSWQDLFTNQQELFTTKTNEFSKFTIDFTEQKEFLKQQFDKMNAIALQTDKSFIGAVKAQETKQTKGLDHLEKRLLKAEKRVHTEKLERIINLQNELFPNQGLQERKANFAEFYLDVNGKLLDKLFEELNPLKANFTIISL, encoded by the coding sequence ATGCCCACCGATTGTATTTCGTATCAAAACTCAGGTTATTTCACTAAACTAATCGTTGATTATTTAGCGGAAAAAGCCGAATTAAAAAAGTTTTACAACCGTTTCCCGCATCTTGAAAATTTTAAAGAGCAGCTCAACGAAAAAGCCTTGAATTTCTCCCAAGAGCACAGAACTGTTTTAGTTACTGAACTGGAAAAGCAATATCAAAATTTTGAGCTTTCGGCTGCTACAAAAAACAACATTACACTACTTTCCGATTCAAAAACATATACGGTAACAACAGGACATCAGTTGAATTTATTTACCGGACCGCTTTATTTTTTATATAAAATTGTTACCACCATCAACTTGTGTGAAGAGTTGAAAAAAGCTTATCCTGAGCATCATTTTGTGCCGGTATATTGGATGGCTACTGAAGACCATGATTTTGAAGAGATTAATTATTTCAATTTCAAAAAAGTAAAAATCAAATGGGACAAAGCCTCTTCCGGTCCTGTGGGAAGGCTTTCTACAACCGGTTTAGCCGATGTTTTTGAAGTATTCGCCAAAGAGTTGGGCGTAGGAACCAATGCAGATTCCTTAAAAAACTTATTTGAAAAGGCTTATCTGAAACATGATACTTTAGCCGAAGCAACGCGCTATTTAGCCAACGAATTATTCGGTAAAAAAGGATTGGTGATTCTTGATGGCGATGCTGTTTCGCTCAAGCAATTATTCATTCCGTATGTAAAGAATGAGTTGCTTCACCAAACTTCCTTTTCAAAAGTTTCCGAAACCAATGCTCTGCTGGAAAAAGAATACGACATTCAGGTAAACCCAAGAGAAATCAATCTTTTTTATATTGAAGACAAGATGCGGGAACGCATTCTTTTTGAAAATAATCAGTACAAAGTAAATAATACGACACTGACTTTTTCGGAAACGGAAATCTTGGCTTTATTGGATAAAAACCCTGAAAAATTCAGTCCGAATGTTATCCTGAGACCTTTGTACCAAGAAGTTATTTTGCCGAATCTTTGTTATATTGGTGGAGGAGGAGAATTGGCTTATTGGTTTCAATTAAAATCCAATTTCGAAGCTAACAACATTACTTTTCCATTGCTTTTACTACGAAATTCCGTTTTGCTTGCTACGCAAAAACAAGTTGCAAAGGCTGACAAACTGGAGCTTTCCTGGCAAGATTTGTTTACCAATCAGCAAGAATTGTTTACTACAAAAACAAACGAGTTTTCAAAATTCACCATTGATTTTACCGAACAAAAAGAGTTTCTCAAACAACAATTTGATAAAATGAATGCCATCGCTTTGCAAACCGACAAATCTTTTATAGGTGCAGTCAAAGCACAAGAAACCAAACAAACTAAAGGTTTAGACCATTTAGAAAAAAGATTGCTCAAAGCGGAAAAAAGAGTTCACACCGAAAAACTGGAGCGTATAATTAATCTTCAGAATGAATTATTTCCCAATCAGGGATTGCAGGAACGCAAAGCCAATTTTGCTGAGTTTTATCTTGACGTGAATGGTAAACTACTTGATAAACTGTTTGAAGAATTAAATCCTTTGAAAGCAAATTTCACCATAATTAGTTTGTGA
- a CDS encoding nucleoside-diphosphate kinase: MATNRTFTMIKPDGVENGHIGGILNMITEGGFRIVSMKLTQLTVADAQKFYAVHSARPFFGELVEFMTRGPIVAAILEKDNAVEDFRTLIGATNPAEAAEGTIRKKYATSIGENAVHGSDSDENAAIESAFHFAGREQF, encoded by the coding sequence ATGGCAACAAATAGAACATTTACCATGATTAAACCGGATGGTGTTGAAAATGGACACATTGGTGGAATCTTAAACATGATTACTGAAGGCGGATTCAGAATTGTATCAATGAAATTAACACAATTAACTGTAGCTGATGCACAAAAATTCTATGCAGTTCACTCAGCTCGACCTTTCTTTGGTGAGTTAGTTGAATTCATGACACGCGGACCGATTGTGGCGGCTATTTTAGAAAAAGATAATGCTGTAGAAGATTTCAGAACTTTGATTGGTGCTACTAACCCTGCTGAAGCTGCTGAAGGAACTATCCGTAAAAAGTATGCTACTTCTATCGGAGAAAATGCTGTACATGGTTCAGATTCTGATGAGAATGCTGCTATCGAAAGTGCTTTCCACTTTGCCGGAAGAGAGCAATTTTAA
- a CDS encoding PAS domain-containing sensor histidine kinase has translation MPEIDTYLNKTYKMGLFFELSADLFIIAGFDGYFKKVNPAVCKVLEYSEAELLAHPITTFIHEDDLAITIKNRENIKMGKPLLHFENRYVTKSGETVWLSWTSMPLVGSDLVYAIAKNITHIKKQEEERNLLLTNLKKINRDLKKLNYTASHDMRSPVNNLLSIFSLLDVSTIKDKETLEFIEILKTSTEGLKQTLNNYVDNIHHNENQSIALENISFEKSLKKVQQSIKSLVKDSKTTFTIDFSLAKKVTFNKTYLESIFLNLITNAIKYGNPDKSPNITITTQKIEGYIQLIFTDNGQGFDIKKVKDKIFGLNQKFHNNADSKGIGLYLVYNHITDLGGTIEVKSEIDKGTTFTLLFRD, from the coding sequence ATGCCTGAAATCGATACTTATCTTAACAAGACCTACAAAATGGGCCTTTTTTTTGAGTTGTCAGCCGATTTATTTATCATAGCCGGATTTGATGGTTATTTTAAAAAGGTGAACCCTGCGGTTTGTAAAGTATTAGAGTATTCCGAAGCCGAGCTCCTTGCCCACCCCATCACTACTTTTATTCATGAGGATGACTTGGCTATTACCATTAAAAATAGAGAAAACATCAAAATGGGTAAACCGTTATTGCATTTTGAAAACCGTTATGTCACGAAAAGCGGTGAAACTGTTTGGTTGTCATGGACCTCAATGCCATTAGTCGGTAGTGATTTGGTTTATGCCATTGCTAAAAATATCACCCATATCAAAAAGCAAGAAGAAGAACGCAATCTATTGTTGACTAATCTCAAAAAAATTAACCGAGACCTCAAGAAATTAAACTACACTGCCTCGCACGATATGCGTTCTCCGGTTAATAATTTACTCTCTATTTTCAGCCTGCTGGATGTTTCCACAATAAAAGATAAAGAAACACTTGAATTTATTGAAATACTCAAGACTTCTACCGAAGGATTAAAACAAACCTTAAATAATTATGTAGACAACATTCATCATAACGAAAATCAAAGCATAGCACTAGAAAATATATCGTTTGAAAAATCATTAAAAAAAGTACAACAATCTATAAAATCATTGGTAAAAGACTCTAAGACTACCTTTACGATTGATTTTTCATTAGCCAAAAAAGTAACATTCAACAAAACCTATCTGGAAAGTATCTTCCTCAACCTGATTACCAATGCCATCAAATACGGTAATCCCGATAAATCTCCTAACATTACTATTACTACTCAAAAAATAGAAGGCTACATTCAACTTATTTTTACGGATAACGGACAGGGCTTTGATATCAAAAAAGTAAAAGATAAAATTTTCGGGCTTAATCAAAAATTTCACAACAATGCCGACAGTAAGGGTATCGGACTCTACTTGGTTTACAACCACATTACCGATTTAGGCGGTACTATTGAAGTGAAAAGTGAAATCGATAAAGGCACGACTTTTACGCTATTGTTCAGAGATTAA
- a CDS encoding valine--tRNA ligase, which translates to MIPAQFNAKEVEKKWYDYWMKNNYFHSKPDHRTPYTITIPPPNVTGVLHMGHMLNNTIQDVLIRRARLKGFNACWVPGTDHASIATEAKVVAKLKQEGINKNDLTREEFLKHAWDWTTKYGGTILEQLKQLGCSCDWDRTKFTMDPDMSASVIRSFVDLYNKGQIYRGYRMVNWDPEAKTTLSDEEVIYEERQGKLYHLKYQIVGTNEFVTIATTRPETILGDTAICIHPDDERYTHLKGKQAIVPICNRFIPIIFDEYVDMEFGTGCLKVTPAHDVNDKALGEKHNLEIIDIFNDDATLNSFGLHYQGKDRFVVREEIAKELEDINALEKVENHINKVGTSERTKAVIEPRLSDQWFLRMEDLVKPAIKAVLETEEIKLYPSRFNNTYRHWLENIRDWNISRQLWWGQQIPAYYYGDGKEDFVVAETKEEALVLAKAASKNDQLTASDLIQDADALDTWFSSWLWPIAVFGGIMDPENEDFNYYYPTNDLVTGPDILFFWVARMIIAGYEYTGKKPFTNVYLTGLVRDKQRRKMSKSLGNSPEPLELIEKFGADGVRVGLLLSASAGNDIMFDEELCNNGKAFANKIWNAFRLIKGWEVADITQPESSKVAIEWYEAKLKQTLVEIEDHFEKYRLSDALMAIYKLVWDDFCSWFLEMIKPGYQQPIDRATFNKAIEMLEANLKLLHPFMPFLTEEIWQHITERTPEQALIISVYPTMTAFNQELIADFDFAMEVIAGVRTIRKDKNIAMKDAVDLKVVNNEKASTYFDSVITKLGNITTLEYINDKIDGALTYRVKSNEYFIPVSGTIDVAAEIIKLTEELKYNQGFLRSVQSKLANEKFVAGAPEQVIANERKKEADALAKIATIEQSLASLQ; encoded by the coding sequence ATGATTCCAGCTCAATTCAATGCCAAAGAAGTAGAAAAAAAGTGGTACGACTACTGGATGAAAAACAACTATTTTCATTCTAAACCCGACCATAGAACTCCGTATACCATCACCATTCCGCCACCCAATGTGACCGGAGTATTGCACATGGGACACATGCTGAACAACACCATTCAGGATGTGTTAATCCGTCGTGCCCGATTAAAAGGATTCAATGCCTGCTGGGTTCCAGGAACCGATCACGCTTCTATTGCTACAGAAGCCAAAGTAGTGGCCAAGTTGAAACAAGAAGGCATCAACAAGAATGATTTGACTCGTGAAGAATTCCTTAAACACGCTTGGGATTGGACCACTAAATACGGCGGAACCATCCTTGAGCAGTTAAAACAATTAGGGTGTTCTTGCGACTGGGATCGAACCAAATTCACCATGGATCCCGATATGTCGGCTTCTGTAATTCGTTCGTTTGTTGATTTATACAATAAAGGCCAAATTTATCGCGGTTACCGCATGGTCAATTGGGATCCGGAAGCCAAGACTACCTTGTCTGATGAAGAAGTAATTTATGAAGAACGTCAAGGGAAATTATACCATCTGAAATACCAAATTGTAGGTACTAATGAGTTTGTAACCATTGCTACTACACGACCCGAAACTATTTTGGGCGATACTGCCATTTGTATTCATCCGGATGATGAACGCTATACCCATTTGAAAGGCAAACAAGCTATAGTGCCTATCTGCAACCGTTTCATTCCTATTATTTTTGATGAATATGTTGATATGGAATTCGGTACCGGGTGTTTAAAAGTAACTCCGGCTCACGATGTTAACGATAAAGCGCTAGGTGAAAAACACAATTTAGAAATCATTGACATCTTTAATGATGACGCTACGTTGAACAGTTTTGGTTTGCATTATCAAGGCAAAGACCGTTTCGTAGTTCGTGAAGAAATTGCAAAAGAATTAGAGGATATCAACGCTTTAGAAAAAGTTGAAAATCACATCAACAAAGTAGGGACGTCAGAAAGAACCAAAGCGGTTATCGAACCGCGTTTGTCTGACCAATGGTTCCTCCGCATGGAAGATTTGGTAAAACCCGCCATCAAAGCAGTTTTAGAAACCGAAGAAATCAAATTATATCCATCACGTTTTAATAATACCTACCGTCACTGGTTAGAAAACATACGCGACTGGAATATCTCCCGTCAATTGTGGTGGGGACAACAAATTCCGGCTTATTACTATGGTGATGGCAAGGAAGATTTTGTAGTAGCCGAAACCAAAGAAGAAGCCTTAGTTTTAGCCAAAGCCGCCAGCAAGAATGACCAATTAACCGCCTCTGATTTGATTCAGGATGCCGATGCTTTAGATACTTGGTTCTCGTCATGGTTATGGCCAATAGCCGTTTTTGGCGGAATTATGGATCCTGAAAATGAAGATTTCAACTACTATTATCCAACCAATGATTTAGTAACCGGACCGGATATTTTGTTCTTCTGGGTTGCCCGTATGATTATTGCAGGTTATGAGTATACTGGCAAAAAACCGTTTACTAATGTTTACCTAACCGGTTTGGTACGCGACAAACAACGTCGTAAAATGTCAAAATCTTTAGGAAACTCGCCTGAACCTTTGGAACTGATTGAAAAATTTGGTGCCGATGGAGTGAGAGTAGGGCTGTTGTTAAGTGCTTCTGCCGGAAACGACATTATGTTTGACGAAGAGTTATGCAACAACGGAAAAGCTTTTGCTAATAAAATTTGGAATGCTTTCCGTTTAATAAAAGGCTGGGAAGTAGCTGATATTACCCAACCCGAAAGCTCTAAAGTTGCCATCGAATGGTATGAAGCCAAGTTGAAACAAACTTTAGTTGAAATTGAAGATCACTTTGAAAAATACCGCCTGTCTGATGCCTTGATGGCAATCTATAAATTGGTTTGGGATGATTTCTGTTCGTGGTTCCTGGAAATGATAAAACCGGGGTACCAACAACCTATTGACCGAGCTACTTTCAACAAAGCGATTGAAATGTTAGAGGCCAATTTAAAACTATTGCATCCTTTTATGCCTTTCTTAACTGAGGAAATTTGGCAACACATTACAGAAAGAACTCCGGAACAAGCGTTAATCATTTCGGTTTATCCAACCATGACTGCGTTTAACCAAGAGTTGATTGCCGACTTTGATTTTGCCATGGAAGTAATTGCCGGCGTGAGAACCATTCGTAAAGACAAAAATATTGCTATGAAAGATGCAGTAGATTTGAAAGTGGTTAACAACGAAAAAGCATCAACTTATTTTGACAGTGTAATTACCAAATTAGGAAACATCACTACTTTAGAATACATCAATGATAAAATTGACGGCGCCTTAACTTACCGTGTAAAATCGAATGAATACTTTATTCCGGTTTCAGGTACTATTGACGTTGCTGCCGAAATTATAAAACTAACCGAAGAATTGAAATACAATCAAGGTTTCTTGCGCAGTGTACAAAGCAAACTGGCCAACGAGAAATTCGTAGCCGGAGCTCCTGAGCAAGTCATAGCTAACGAACGTAAAAAAGAAGCTGATGCGCTGGCAAAAATTGCCACCATTGAGCAGAGTTTAGCCAGTTTACAATAA
- a CDS encoding DUF1573 domain-containing protein — protein MKRQLLIAVLLINAAVFAQSGAKIEFKDKDNTIDYGTVNKEDDSGLRIFEFTNTGDAPLIITNVQSTCGCTVPSKPTEPILPGKTGKIEVKYNMHTGPIRKTITVESNAVNVEEGRVAIKIKGEVVEKPVENLLEKKTKSPMMQ, from the coding sequence ATGAAAAGACAGCTACTTATTGCGGTACTCCTTATAAATGCTGCAGTTTTTGCCCAAAGTGGTGCCAAAATTGAGTTTAAGGACAAAGACAACACCATTGATTACGGAACGGTAAATAAAGAGGATGACAGTGGTTTGCGTATTTTTGAATTCACCAATACCGGTGATGCCCCACTGATTATTACTAATGTGCAATCGACTTGCGGTTGTACTGTTCCCTCAAAACCAACAGAACCAATATTACCGGGAAAAACCGGAAAAATTGAAGTGAAATACAACATGCACACCGGCCCAATTAGAAAAACGATTACGGTTGAAAGCAACGCCGTGAATGTAGAAGAAGGCCGAGTAGCCATAAAAATAAAAGGCGAGGTCGTTGAAAAACCGGTAGAAAATCTACTGGAGAAAAAGACCAAAAGCCCTATGATGCAATAA
- a CDS encoding PDZ domain-containing protein has protein sequence MRLSFVLYFFLFSITSVYCQSEFKINSPKKKVVIPFKLINNLIFIPIKVNGEELTFLLDTGVEETILFSLDDKEQIQFFHIEQLKLKGLGSNDAVDAYKSSKNKLDANGFVDLEHEIYIVLDQEFNFSSQVGIPVNGIIGYHFFKNHKVEINYETKKVIVYADENQKIAKQLKRSYKKASIAVEESKPYFISNIQQDDKTIPSKLLLDTGNSDALWIFLNKAQNFTKPEKTIHDFLGRGFSGDIFGLRGRISGFDFGTKQFKNPIVTFPDSTSIKSVNFVPNRIGSIGGEVLSRFTIVFDYKNNAVYSSPNGKINDPFNFNMSGIEVEHAGLEWTKQTFGSTDGIKVYTSASDERVQDKLQIRFELKPVFKIASVRVNSNAEKSGLKKGDRIMKINGRNSQDLTIEKINELLKSEEGKTIKIEIERNNITLTYQFQLKSIL, from the coding sequence ATGCGGCTATCCTTTGTTTTATATTTTTTTCTGTTTTCAATTACCTCTGTATATTGTCAATCGGAATTTAAAATAAATAGCCCTAAGAAGAAAGTTGTTATTCCTTTTAAACTCATCAATAATCTGATTTTTATTCCCATCAAAGTCAATGGAGAAGAACTCACTTTTTTATTGGATACCGGAGTTGAAGAAACCATTCTTTTCAGTTTAGATGACAAAGAACAAATTCAGTTTTTTCATATTGAACAGTTAAAACTGAAAGGCTTAGGAAGCAATGATGCGGTGGACGCCTACAAATCTTCCAAAAATAAATTGGATGCCAATGGCTTTGTTGATTTGGAGCATGAGATTTATATTGTATTGGATCAGGAATTTAATTTTTCCTCTCAAGTAGGTATTCCGGTCAACGGGATTATTGGTTATCATTTTTTCAAAAATCATAAAGTTGAAATCAATTATGAAACCAAAAAAGTGATTGTTTACGCCGATGAAAATCAAAAAATTGCTAAACAATTAAAACGCAGCTATAAAAAAGCCTCTATCGCTGTAGAAGAAAGCAAACCCTATTTCATCTCTAACATTCAGCAGGACGACAAAACTATTCCTTCAAAACTGTTGTTAGATACCGGCAACAGTGATGCTCTTTGGATTTTTTTGAATAAAGCACAAAACTTTACCAAGCCCGAAAAGACCATACATGATTTTTTAGGACGAGGGTTTAGTGGTGATATATTTGGTCTTCGCGGCCGAATCAGTGGTTTTGATTTTGGCACTAAACAATTTAAGAATCCGATTGTAACTTTCCCCGATTCCACTTCAATCAAAAGTGTGAACTTTGTGCCTAACCGTATTGGTTCTATTGGCGGAGAAGTCCTGTCTCGATTTACCATCGTTTTTGATTATAAAAACAATGCTGTTTATTCTAGTCCTAATGGTAAAATTAACGACCCGTTTAATTTCAATATGAGTGGGATAGAAGTAGAGCATGCCGGATTAGAATGGACCAAACAAACTTTTGGAAGTACTGACGGAATCAAAGTGTATACCAGTGCCAGCGACGAGAGGGTACAAGACAAACTACAGATTCGTTTTGAACTAAAACCGGTTTTTAAAATTGCCAGTGTGAGAGTTAATTCGAATGCTGAAAAATCAGGATTGAAAAAAGGAGATAGGATTATGAAAATTAACGGTCGAAACTCCCAAGACTTAACCATCGAAAAGATAAACGAGCTGCTAAAATCCGAAGAAGGAAAAACGATAAAGATAGAAATCGAACGGAACAATATAACGTTGACTTATCAATTCCAACTCAAAAGTATTCTATAA
- a CDS encoding pyridoxal phosphate-dependent aminotransferase — protein sequence MPKISSKGQHMPESPIRKLVPYAEIAKKKGNIVYHLNIGQPDIKTPDVALNAVKNADITVLEYSHSAGFESYRTKLSAYYKSHGLPIDVADIIITTGGSEALLFAMGSTMDVDDEIIIPEPFYANYNGFSTASGVKVVPVISTIEEGFALPPIAAFEKLITPKTKAILICNPGNPTGYLYSKEEIMQLAEIVKKHDLFLIADEVYREFIYDENDKHFSVMNVPGLEENAIMIDSVSKRYSMCGARIGCIVSKNKEVMATAMKFAQARLSPPTYAQIASEAALETPQSYFDDVISEYKDRRDTLIAELQKIEGVKVATPKGAFYCIAKLPVKNADDFAQWLLESYDNNRETVMVAPAAGFYSTPKVGLDEVRIAYVLKKDDLIRSVAILKDALQVYNQK from the coding sequence ATGCCAAAAATATCATCAAAAGGCCAACACATGCCTGAATCGCCAATCCGAAAATTGGTTCCTTATGCAGAAATTGCCAAAAAGAAAGGAAATATAGTATACCACTTAAACATTGGGCAACCGGATATTAAAACGCCCGATGTAGCATTGAATGCGGTAAAAAATGCCGATATCACGGTATTAGAGTATAGCCACTCTGCCGGTTTTGAAAGTTACCGAACCAAATTGTCCGCATATTACAAATCACATGGTTTACCCATTGATGTGGCCGATATCATTATCACAACGGGTGGCTCTGAAGCCTTGCTTTTTGCTATGGGAAGTACAATGGATGTTGATGATGAAATCATTATTCCTGAACCGTTTTATGCCAATTACAATGGTTTTTCAACCGCTTCCGGTGTTAAAGTAGTGCCTGTAATTTCAACCATTGAGGAAGGTTTTGCTTTGCCTCCGATTGCTGCTTTTGAAAAATTGATTACACCTAAAACCAAAGCTATCCTAATATGTAATCCGGGAAACCCAACCGGTTATTTATATTCTAAGGAAGAAATTATGCAGTTGGCCGAAATCGTAAAAAAACACGATTTATTTTTGATTGCCGATGAAGTATACCGCGAGTTTATTTATGATGAAAACGACAAGCATTTTTCGGTAATGAACGTTCCCGGACTGGAAGAAAATGCTATTATGATTGATTCCGTTTCCAAAAGATACAGCATGTGTGGTGCCCGAATTGGTTGCATCGTATCCAAAAACAAAGAAGTAATGGCAACGGCTATGAAATTTGCACAAGCCCGATTGAGCCCGCCAACTTATGCTCAAATCGCCAGCGAAGCCGCCTTAGAAACTCCTCAAAGTTATTTTGACGATGTGATTTCAGAATACAAAGACCGAAGAGATACTTTGATTGCTGAGTTACAAAAAATTGAAGGCGTAAAAGTGGCCACCCCAAAAGGAGCCTTTTATTGTATTGCCAAATTACCGGTTAAGAATGCTGATGATTTCGCTCAATGGCTTTTAGAATCTTATGACAATAATAGAGAAACCGTTATGGTGGCTCCGGCAGCAGGTTTCTATTCTACTCCAAAGGTTGGCTTAGATGAAGTGCGTATTGCCTATGTGTTGAAAAAAGACGATTTGATTCGCTCCGTAGCTATTTTAAAAGACGCTTTACAAGTCTATAATCAAAAATAA